A region of Rhizorhabdus wittichii RW1 DNA encodes the following proteins:
- a CDS encoding Organic solvent tolerance protein (PFAM: OstA family protein; Organic solvent tolerance protein), whose amino-acid sequence MKKPILFLLATTLPLPFAAAPLRAQSIATPPAGPPLQGDAPTPANEEEVTFAADTLTYDDNAEIVTATGNVRMMRQGDRLRADKVQWNQKTGVVRAEGNVAVVNSGNDTLYGDSVELTDSLRDGVIQNLLLVLNDGGRLAAVHGVRRNEVTTLDKAVYTPCAVLDSKGCPKEPIWKISAVRVVHDPAKHRISYDGARISFLGTPILWLPGLSHPDGSGGGGSGLLLPDVKYSRTNGAELGLPYYFQLAPNRDLTITPHVYSKVLPAIEAQYRALTGNGAWQAAGMLTYSSRFAATTGTTPAPDGNRDIRGYIDANGRFQLDPYWTLSGSIRGTSDRTFLRRYDISRDDRLRNQIQAERITPNSYLSIKGWAVQTLRTNDKQGQQPIALPAIDYRLRLTDPWVGGTFTVQANSLALIRTAGQDTQRAFAAVQWDMRRYTPLGQEFTLTGYARGDIYHTDQVGQTSTIVYRGDPGWTPRGIAAVAADMRWPFVGEFLGGSQRITPRVQIVASPKTRNLSIPNEDARAIDLEDSNLFALNRFSGYDRWEDGSRITYGAEWAVDLPGISFNTVIGQSYRLSNKSTLLPVGTGLSDRLSDIVGRTTIKYGRFLELTHRFRLDKDNFAVRRNEIDATIGTQRTYATIGYLKLNRDIAATIEDLRDREEVRLGARIQIARYWSVFGSTVIDLTGRREDPLTLSDGYQPIRHRLGILYDDDCIELGVTWRREYDAIGDARRGNTFLLRLALKNLGR is encoded by the coding sequence GTGAAGAAGCCGATCCTGTTCCTGCTGGCGACGACCCTCCCCCTGCCGTTCGCGGCGGCCCCGCTTCGCGCGCAGAGCATCGCGACGCCCCCCGCCGGTCCCCCGCTCCAGGGCGACGCGCCGACCCCGGCGAACGAGGAGGAAGTGACCTTCGCGGCCGACACGCTGACCTATGACGACAATGCCGAGATCGTCACGGCGACCGGCAATGTCCGGATGATGCGGCAGGGCGACCGGCTGCGCGCCGACAAGGTCCAGTGGAACCAGAAGACCGGCGTGGTCCGCGCCGAAGGCAATGTCGCCGTGGTCAATTCGGGCAACGACACGCTGTACGGCGACTCGGTCGAGCTGACCGATTCGCTGCGCGACGGCGTGATCCAGAATCTGCTGCTCGTGCTCAACGACGGCGGCCGCCTCGCCGCCGTCCACGGCGTCCGCCGCAACGAGGTCACGACCCTCGACAAGGCGGTCTACACGCCTTGCGCGGTGCTCGACAGCAAGGGCTGCCCCAAGGAGCCGATCTGGAAGATCAGCGCTGTCCGCGTCGTCCACGATCCGGCCAAGCACCGGATCAGCTATGACGGCGCGCGGATCAGCTTCCTCGGCACCCCGATCCTGTGGCTGCCCGGCCTGTCGCATCCCGACGGCAGCGGCGGCGGCGGATCGGGCCTGCTGCTGCCCGACGTCAAATATAGCCGGACGAACGGCGCCGAGCTCGGCCTGCCCTATTATTTCCAGCTCGCGCCCAATCGCGACCTGACGATCACCCCGCATGTCTACAGCAAGGTGCTGCCGGCGATCGAGGCGCAGTATCGCGCGCTGACCGGCAACGGCGCCTGGCAGGCCGCGGGCATGCTGACCTACAGCTCGCGCTTCGCGGCGACGACCGGGACGACGCCGGCGCCGGACGGCAATCGCGACATCCGCGGGTATATCGACGCCAATGGCCGGTTCCAGCTCGATCCCTATTGGACGCTGTCGGGATCGATCCGCGGCACCAGCGACCGCACCTTCCTGCGCCGCTACGACATCTCGCGCGACGACCGCCTGCGCAACCAGATCCAGGCCGAGCGGATCACCCCGAACAGCTATCTGTCGATCAAGGGCTGGGCGGTGCAGACGCTCCGCACCAACGACAAGCAGGGCCAGCAGCCGATCGCCCTGCCCGCGATCGACTATCGCCTGCGCCTCACCGATCCCTGGGTCGGCGGGACGTTCACCGTCCAGGCCAACAGCCTCGCGCTGATCCGCACCGCCGGCCAGGACACCCAGCGCGCCTTCGCCGCCGTGCAGTGGGACATGCGCCGCTACACCCCGCTCGGCCAGGAATTCACCCTGACCGGCTATGCCCGCGGCGACATCTACCATACCGACCAGGTCGGCCAGACCTCGACGATCGTCTATCGCGGCGATCCGGGCTGGACGCCGCGCGGCATCGCGGCGGTGGCGGCCGACATGCGCTGGCCCTTCGTCGGCGAATTCCTGGGCGGATCGCAGCGGATCACCCCGCGCGTCCAGATCGTCGCCAGCCCGAAAACCCGCAACCTCAGCATCCCGAACGAGGATGCCCGCGCGATCGACCTCGAGGATTCGAACCTGTTCGCGCTCAATCGCTTCTCGGGCTACGACCGCTGGGAAGACGGCAGCCGCATCACCTATGGCGCCGAATGGGCGGTCGACCTACCGGGCATCTCGTTCAACACGGTGATCGGCCAGAGCTATCGCCTGTCGAACAAGTCGACCCTGCTGCCGGTCGGCACCGGCCTGTCGGACCGGCTGTCGGACATCGTCGGCCGCACCACGATCAAATATGGGCGCTTCCTGGAGCTCACCCACCGCTTCCGGCTCGACAAGGACAATTTCGCGGTCCGCCGCAACGAGATCGACGCGACGATCGGCACCCAGCGGACCTATGCGACGATCGGCTATCTCAAGCTCAACCGCGACATCGCCGCGACGATCGAGGACCTGCGCGACCGCGAGGAGGTCCGCCTCGGCGCGCGCATCCAGATCGCGCGCTACTGGTCGGTGTTCGGCTCGACCGTGATCGACCTGACCGGCCGGCGCGAGGATCCGCTGACGCTGTCCGACGGTTATCAGCCGATTCGGCACCGTCTCGGCATCCTCTACGACGACGATTGCATCGAGCTTGGCGTCACCTGGCGCCGCGAATATGACGCGATCGGCGATGCCCGGCGCGGAAATACCTTCCTGTTGCGACTGGCGCTCAAGAATTTGGGCCGCTAA
- a CDS encoding Leucyl aminopeptidase (PFAM: peptidase M17, leucyl aminopeptidase domain protein): protein MRISFVDSRPARPHALAIAVAPAMIGGAGLAALPDAAQALARIAAQANRFDGESGAVVEFFGETDAANRRLLLAGVGSKNDFERAGAALVAKLLTSGETALVVDISAVAGDKPADAAAALAFGAVLRAWRHDAYRTRLDAKQRPSLEEIVIVGGGAGAAEAWKDREAVAEGVMFTRELVAEPANIVYPESFVERCRPLADLGVKIEVLDRDAMAKLGMGALLGVAQGSVREPRLLVMTWDGTGGAEPPIALVGKGVTFDTGGISLKPPAGMEDMKWDMGGAGAVAGTMKALALRKAKAHVIGVCGLVENMPDGNAQRPGDVVTSMSGQTIEVINTDAEGRLVLCDALTWVQKTRNPKTIIDLATLTGAMIISLGHEYGGMFANDDALADQLSAAGGAVGDKLWRMPLGDAFDKLIDSPIADMKNVGPREGGSITAAQFLKRYIEDGVRWAHLDIAGMVWASKPGATWDKGATGYGVRLLDRFVADNFEK from the coding sequence ATGCGCATCAGCTTTGTCGACAGCCGGCCGGCCCGGCCCCACGCCCTTGCGATCGCGGTCGCGCCGGCCATGATCGGCGGCGCCGGCCTTGCCGCGCTGCCCGACGCGGCCCAGGCGCTGGCGCGCATCGCCGCCCAGGCCAACCGGTTCGATGGCGAGAGCGGTGCCGTGGTCGAATTCTTCGGCGAGACCGATGCGGCCAACCGGCGCCTGCTGCTCGCCGGCGTCGGATCGAAGAATGATTTCGAGCGGGCCGGCGCCGCGCTGGTGGCCAAGCTGCTGACCTCGGGCGAGACCGCGCTGGTCGTCGACATCTCGGCGGTCGCGGGCGACAAGCCGGCCGATGCGGCGGCCGCGCTCGCCTTCGGCGCGGTGCTGCGCGCATGGCGGCACGACGCCTATCGCACCAGGCTGGACGCCAAGCAGCGCCCGTCGCTGGAGGAGATCGTCATCGTCGGCGGCGGCGCCGGCGCGGCGGAGGCCTGGAAGGACCGTGAGGCGGTCGCCGAGGGCGTGATGTTCACCCGCGAGCTGGTCGCCGAGCCCGCCAATATCGTCTATCCGGAAAGCTTCGTCGAACGCTGCCGCCCGCTCGCCGACCTCGGCGTGAAGATCGAGGTGCTCGATCGCGATGCGATGGCCAAGCTCGGCATGGGCGCGCTGCTCGGCGTCGCGCAGGGATCGGTGCGCGAGCCCCGGCTGCTGGTCATGACCTGGGACGGCACCGGCGGCGCGGAGCCGCCGATCGCCCTGGTCGGCAAGGGCGTGACCTTCGACACCGGCGGCATCTCGCTCAAGCCGCCGGCCGGCATGGAGGACATGAAGTGGGACATGGGCGGCGCGGGCGCCGTCGCGGGGACGATGAAGGCGCTGGCGCTGCGCAAGGCGAAGGCGCACGTCATCGGCGTCTGCGGCCTGGTCGAGAACATGCCCGACGGCAATGCCCAGCGTCCGGGCGACGTGGTCACCTCCATGTCGGGCCAGACGATCGAGGTGATCAACACCGACGCCGAGGGCCGCCTCGTCCTGTGCGACGCGTTGACCTGGGTGCAGAAGACCCGCAACCCGAAGACGATCATCGACCTCGCCACCCTGACCGGCGCCATGATCATCTCGCTCGGTCATGAATATGGCGGGATGTTCGCCAATGACGACGCGCTGGCCGACCAGCTTTCCGCCGCCGGCGGCGCGGTGGGCGACAAGCTGTGGCGGATGCCGCTCGGCGATGCCTTCGACAAGCTGATCGATTCACCGATCGCCGACATGAAGAATGTCGGCCCGCGCGAGGGCGGCTCGATCACCGCCGCGCAATTCCTCAAGCGCTATATCGAGGACGGGGTCCGCTGGGCGCATCTCGATATCGCCGGCATGGTCTGGGCCTCGAAGCCCGGCGCGACGTGGGACAAGGGGGCGACCGGCTATGGCGTGCGCCTGCTCGACCGCTTCGTCGCCGACAATTTCGAGAAATAG